The Halomonas elongata DSM 2581 DNA segment AGTAGGTCGAGATGTCGGAATCTTCGTAATCGGTCTTGCGGTAGTACAGGTTATAGCCGCGCGAGATGCCGTCGAGGGTCCAGTAGGGATCGGTGAAGCCGAGATTGACATTGGTATAGGTGTCACTTTTCTGGGCACCGATATTCACGCGGTTGCCGGTCCCCAGGAAATTGTTCTGCGACAGCGAAGCACCGTAGATCACCCCGGCACTCTGGGAGAAACCGAGACTCGCCGATATCGAGCCGGAAGGCTGTTCCTCGACCTTGTAGGTGACATCGAGCTGGTCATTGGCTTCCGGCACCGGCTCGGTCTGCACCTCGACCTGCTTGAAGAAGCCCAGGCGCTCCAGACGCTGACGGGATTGGCTGATCGACTCGGTGGAGGCCGGCGCCCCCTCCATCTGAATCATTTCCCGACGCAGCACCTCGTCCTGAGTCGTGGTGTTGCCGACGAACTCGATACGGCGCACATAGGCGCGGCGCCCCGGTTCCACCTGGAAGGTCAGGTCCACCGTCTCGCCGTCATTGCGAACCTCGGGGATACCGTCGACATTGGCGAAGGCAAACCCCTCGGCCCCCAGGCGCGAACGAAGCGCCTCGGAGGTAGCGATGACGTCGCTGCGCGAGAAGATATCGCCGCTGTGCACCTGGAGCAGATCCCGCGCTTCGCCCTCGGGAATGCGCAAATCGCCGGCAAAGCGAATGTCGCCCAGGCGATAGCGTTCGCCTTCGTTGACGTTGATGGTGATGAAGATCCGCGACTTGTCCGGCGCCACGGATACCTGGGTCGAATCGATGTCGAAGTTGACATAGCCGCGATCCATATAGAAGGAACGCAGGCGCTCCAGGTCTCCGGACAAGGCCTCGCGGGAATAGGAGTCGTTGGTGAACCAGCCGAAGAACCAGCCGGGCCGGTCCTCGAGCTCGAAGACATCGCGCAGCGTCTCGTCGTCGAAGGCTTCATTGCCGACGATGTTGATCTCGCGGATCTTGGTGACATCGCCTTCATCGATGTTGATATTGACCTGCACCTGGCCCGCGCCGACCTGCTCGACCTCTGCATCGATGGTCGCGTTGTAGCGCCCCTGGGACTGGTAGAGCCCGGCCAGTTCACGCTGGATTTCCTCGAGCGTGGAAAGCTGCAGGACCTGCCCCTCGACCAGGCCGGCCTGGCTCAATCCATTGCGCAGGTCCTCATCCTGAATCTGCTTGTTACCCTCGATGTTGAGCCGGGAGATCGTCGGCCGTTCCTCCACCTGGATGATCAGCACATCGCCTTCGCGCGCCAGGTGAATGTCATCGAAGAGCCCGGTCGCGAACAGTTCGCGTGCCGCCGATGCCAGTTCATGGTCATCGACCCGTTCCGGGGCACTGACAGGAAAGGCATTGAACACCGAGGCGGCCGAGACCCGCTGCAGGCCTTCCACCCGGATGTCGGAAACTTCGAAGGATTCGGCCTGTGCCGTATTGGCACCGGCAAGCAGCAGCGCCGCCATTCCGATGGTCTTGATCTTCATGCAGTCATTCGCTCGCGTTGATCTGCCTACCTGTCCAGACAGGCACCTTATACATTTGTACGGGCAACTGACAAGCCGCAGTGCGGTTTTACCAGAGCCGCATCAGGTCGAAATACAGCGCCATCAACATCAGGGTTCCGACCAGTGCCAGCCCGATTCTCAGGCCAATGGCCTGGGCGTGCTCGGAGACCGGTCGGCCACGTACCACCTCGACGACGTAATAGAGCAGATGCCCACCGTCGAGCACCGGGATGGGCAGCAGGTTGAGCACCCCCAGGCTGATCGACAGGTAGGCCAGGAAACTGACGAAACTCTCCAATCCCGAACGCGCCGAGTCACCGGCGATACGTGCGATGGTGATGGGACCGGAAAGATTGGAGGGAGAGATGAGTCCCACCAGCATCTTGCGGACGGCATCGAAGGTCAGCAGCGTCATGTCGCCGGTACGACTCGCGGCCTGCCCCAATGCCGCCAGAGGACCGTAACGGATCTCGCGCCGATATTCCTCGGGCCAGGCCACCGGCGCCACGCCGGCGCCGATATAGCCGACACTGGCGCCATCCTCGCGATCCCGGGCACGCGGCGTCAGCGGCAGGGTCAGGGTCTCGCCGTTGCGCTCCACCTCGATGTCGATGCGCTCGCCCGGGCGGGCCTGCACTTCCTCGACGAAGTGCGACCAGTCCTTCACCGGCTGGCCATCCACCGCCAGGACCCTGTCGCCGCTCTCGAGCCCGGCTGATGCGGCCGGTTCGCCCTCGGCGACGCGATCGATCACCGCCGGCACCTCGGGGCGCCAGGGCGTGACCCCCAGGGTCGCCAGCGGGCGGGGCGGATCCTGGCGCACCAGCCAGTTCTGTACGGGCAGGCGATGTTCGCGCGCGACACTGTCACCCTCATCGCGCGCGGCAACGCTCAACTCGCCACTGACCCCGATGGCGGAGACCAGTTCGAGGTTGACCTCCTCCCAGGAACGCACCGCCTTGCCCTCGACCGCCGTGATCTCCTGCCCGGCAGCGAGGCCGCCCTCGGCGGCCGGCGAGCCTGGCGTCACTTCGCCGATCATCGGTACCACTGTCGAGGTTCCGGCGACGAACAGTGCCCAGTAGGCCACCAGCGCCAGCAGGAAATTGGCCAACGGCCCGGCGGCGACGATGGCGATACGCTGCCAGACGTTCTTGTGGTTGAAGGCGCGATGGCGTTCCTCGGGCGGTACCGGCCCCTCGCGCTCGTCGAGCATCTTGACATAGCCGCCCAGGGGAATCGCCGCCACGGCGAACTCGGTGCCATGACGGTCGCAGCGCGACCACAGCGGTTTGCCGAAGCCCACCGAGAAACGCAGGACCTTGACGCCACAACGGCGCGCGACCCAGAAGTGGCCGAACTCATGGAAAGTGATCAGCAGGCCGAGCACCACGATCACGGCCAGCACGTTCTGGATCAGGCCCACGGCAGTCTCCTGTTAACTTGGCAACCCAGGCACTCGTTGCTTACGAGCGCAAGACGCGCCGACTGAATCGTCGAGCGGTCGAACCGGCTCATCGGCGCTCTAGCCTTGCCCGCGCCTCGTGACGTGCCCGATCGTCGGCTTCGAGGATGCCTCCGAGCTCATCGGCCGACTCCACCGGACAGGCATCGCGCACCCGCTCCACCAGCTCGCCGATCCCGGCAAACCCCAGCCGCCCTTCGAGAAAGGCCTCGACGGCCACCTCGTTGGCAGCATTGAGCACCGCCGGCGCCGTTCCGCCGGCGGTGATGGCCTCACGCGCCAGGCGCAGGCAGGGAAAGGCCGACTCATCCGGGCGCTCGAAATCCAGCCGCGCCACTTCGAACAGGTCCAGCGCCTGCACGCCTGACTCGATGCGTTCCGGCCAGGCCAGCCCGTGGGCGATCGGCGTGCGCATGTCGGGATTGCCCAACTGGGCGATCACCGAGCCGTCGTTGTAGGCGGCCATGGAGTGAATCACGCTCTGCGGATGCACGACCACCTGAATCTGATCAGGACGGGCATCGAACAGCCAGCAGGCCTCGATCAACTCGAGTCCCTTGTTCATCAGGCTGGCGCTGTCGACCGAAATCTTGCGCCCCATCGACCAATTGGGATGGGCGCAGGCCTGTTCCGGCGTCACCTCCGCCAGCCGCGACGCCTCCCAGCCCCGGAAGGGTCCGCCGGATGCCGTCAGCAGCAGCTGCGTGACGCCGTGTCGTGCCAACCCCCCACGATGCTCGGTGGGTAGACACTGATAAATGGCGTTATGTTCAGAATCGATGGGCAGCAGGGTGGCGCCGGAGCGCGTCACCGCCTCCATGAACAGCCCCCCGGACATCACCAGGGCTTCCTTGTTGGCCAGCAGCACGCGCTTGCCGGCCCGCACCGCCGCCAGGGTCGGCAGCAGGCCGGCGGCACCGACGATGGCCGCCATCACCACATCGACCTCGCGCGCCTCGCTGATCTCGATCAGCGCCTCGGCGCCGGCCCGGACCTCGGTATCCAGTCCCGCGTCGACGAGTTGCTCGCGCAGCCAGGCGGCATCCTCCTCGCGCTCCAGCACGGCCACTCTCGGCCGATGCGTCCGGCACTGCGCCAGCAGACGCTGCCGGGCACGATTCGCCGACAGGGCATGGACCCGATAACGGCTCGGGTGACGCGCGATGACATCGAGGGTGCTGGTGCCGATGGAACCGGTCGCCCCCAGCACGGTCACGTCAAGCGTCGGAGTGGTGGGCATGGTCAAGAGACTCCCAGGTGCAGCAGGGCGAACAAGGGGACGGCCGCGGTCAGGCTATCGATGCGGTCCAGGATACCGCCATGGCCGGGCAGCAACTGACTGGAATCTTTCAGGCCCCGATGGCGCTTGAGCATGCTTTCCAGCAGATCGCCGAGCACCGAGGCCAGCGTCACGACGATCGTCACGGCGAGCAGGACCAGGCCGCCGATCACGCCCAACCCCTGCCAGGCGGCGAACAGCACCGCCAGCAGCGCACTGACCAGCACGCCACCGGCCACGCCTTCCCAGGACTTGCCGGGACTGACGCTCGGTGCCAGCTTGCGCCGCCCCAGCGCCCGACCGACGAAATAGGCGCCGATATCGGCGCCCCAGACCAGGAGCAGCACGAACAACAACCAGACCGCCCCGCTCTCGCGCAGCACGCTGAACCCCACCCAGGTCGGCAGGAGCACCCAGGCGCCCATGGCCAGCCGCGCGCCGGTGGAATGCCACTGCACCGAGCGTGCCGGATAACCCGTCACCCAGTAGAGGTTGAGCAGCCACCCCAGGGCGCCCAGATACAGCGGCCAGATCGCCTGGGTCGAACCCGCCAGGCCGAGCAGCAGCATGGCGCCCCCGAGGGCGGCGACTGCCAGCCCGCGACAGCGCGGTGATTCCAGGCCGGCCAGCCGGGTCCACTCCCACCCGGCCAGCAGCACGACAACTGCCGTGAACAGCGCAAAGGGAGTGCCCTCGAGGCCGAACAGCCCGAGCAGGGTCAGCGGTGCCAGCCAGGCGGCGGTGATGATGCGTTGCTTAAGCACCGTGCGCCTCGACCTGCTCGTCGGTCATGCCGAAGCGCCGCTGGCGACCGGCAAAATCCACCAGGGCCTCATCGAAGGCCTCGGCACCGAAATCCGGCCACAGCACCGGTGTGAAATAGAGCTCGGCGTAGGCCATCTGCCACAGCAGAAAGTTGGAGATACGACACTCGCCACTGGTGCGAATACACAGGTCCACCGGTGGAGCGTCGCCGAGGCACAGCTCGGACTGCACGGCCCGCTCATCGATGCTGGCCGGGTCCAGTTCACCTGCGCCGACGCGTTCGCCGAGCCGGCGGGCGGCCTGGGCGATATCCCAGCGGCCGCCATAGTTGGCGGCGATCACCAGGTGCAGGCCGGTATTGCCGGCGGTCAGGGATTCCGCCGCTTCGATGTGCTTCTGGATCGTCGAGGAGAACCCCTCGCGCTCCCCGACGACCGACAGGCGGATGTCATGCTCGTGGAGCTTCTTTACCTCGCGTTTGAGCGCCATCAGGAACAGCTCCATCAGAGCGTGAACCTCGGCGGCCGGGCGCTTCCAGTTCTCGCTGGAAAAGGCGAAGAGCGTCAGGGTGCCGATGCCGCGCTCGGCGGCCCGGCGAATGACCGCTCGCACGGCCTCGACGCCGGCGTGATGGCCCCGCACGCCGGACAGGCCATGCGCCTTGGCCCAGCGGTTGTTGCCGTCCATGATGATGGCCACGTGGCGCGGAAGGGGGGCGTCCCCGGAGGGCGGCAGGTGAAGGGACTGCGGTGACGTCATGATGTCTCGCATGGCGAATGGAACACAGGCGTGCAGGTTTCGGGGGGCGGCGCCCTCGCGGGGCACCGCCTCGCCCTCAGACCTGCATCAGGTCGTGCTCCTTGGACTCCAGAGCCTTGTCGATCTCGCCGACGATCTTGTCGGTGAGCTTCTGGATCTCGTCCTCACCCTGGCGCTGGTCGTCCTCGGTGATGTCCTTGTCCTTGAGCAGCGTCTTGATCTCGTGGTTGGCGTCGCGACGCACGTTACGCACCGCCACCCGAGTATTCTCGGCTTCCTGACGCGCCTGCTTGATGTAGCCCTTGCGAGTCTCCTCGGTAAGCATCGGCATCGGCACCCGGATGACATTGCCGGCACTGGCGGGGTTGAGACCCAGCTCGGCGGTCATGATGGCCTTTTCCACCTTGGGCACCATGCTCTGCTCCCAGGGCACCACGGTCAGGGTCCGGGCATCCTCGACGTTGACCGAGGCCACCTGGTTGATCGGCATCTGACTGCCGTAATACTCCACGGTCACCGCATCCAGGATGCTCGGATGAGCGCGTCCGGTGCGGATCTTGTTGAAGTTGTTGTGAAGCGCCTCGAGGCTCTTCTTCATGCGGCTTTCCGCATCCTTCTTGATGTCGTCAATCACGATTTCACCCTCTGTCAATCAGCGTGCCTTCCCTGCCGCCCACCACCAGGTTCAGCAGCGCCCCAGGCTTGTTCATATTGAACACGCGAACCGGCATGTCATGGTCCCGCACCAGGCAGATGGCGGTCAAATCCATGACGCCGAGCTTCTGGTCGAGCGCATCGTCATAGGAAAGCTGCTCGTACTTGACCGCGTCAGTGTGCTGGACCGGATCCTTGTCGTAGACGCCGTCCACCTTGGTGGCCTTGACCACGACATCGGCATCGATCTCGATACCGCGCAGGCAGGCAGCGGAATCCGTGGTAAAGAAGGGATTGCCGGTGCCCGCCGAGAACAGCACCACATCACCGGATGTCAGGTAGCGGATGGCGGTGCGTCGGTCATAATGCTCCACCACCCCACTCATGGGAATCGCCGACATCACCCGCGAGCGGATGTTGGAACGCTCCAGGGCATCCCGCATGGCCAGGGCATTCATGACCGTGGCCAGCATGCCCATGTGGTCACCGGTGACGCGCTCCATGCCCGCCTCGTGCAGGGCGGCGCCACGGAACAGGTTGCCGCCGCCGACGACGATGCCCACCTGCACACCGATGCCGACAAGCTGGCCGATCTCCAGGGCCATGCGATCCAGCACCTTGGGATCGATGCCGAACTCGGCGTCGCCGGTCAGGGCTTCACCGGACAGCTTGAGCAGGATGCGCTTGTATTTCGAGACGTCGGCGCGGGGCTTGTCGGACTTGGCTGGAGCGGTTTGCTCGGCACTGCTCATGCGTGGATCTCCCGGAACTCGGCGAATGGACGTGAGTGGTCGGATATACCGACCGGATACGCGATGGCGTGCGCCATCGCGCACGCCATCGTCATGCTGGAACCTCTGACCTCAGCTACGCTTGGCCTGTTCCATCACTTCCTGGGCAAAATCGACTTCTTCCTTCTCGATGCCCTCGCCCACCTCGAAACGGGTGAAGCCGATCACTTCGCCGCCGGCGGCCTTGACGTACTCGGCGACGCTCTGGTTCGGATCCTTGACGAAGGCCTGTTCGGTCAGGCTGTTCTCGGCCAGGAACTTCTTCAGGCGACCCTGGACCATCTTCTCGGCGATCTGCTCCGGCTTGCCGGCCATGTCCGGCTGGGCCAGGATGATCGCCTTCTCTTCGTCCAGCTTCTCCTGAGGCATGTTCTCGGGCAGTGCGACGGCCGGGTTGAGCGCGGCGACGTGCATGGCCACGTCCTTGGCGACCTCGGCGTTGCCGCCGTTGAGCACGGTCAACACACCGATACGACCGCCATGGACATAGGCGCCGACCAGGCTACCGCCCTGGGAAGCGGCCTCGACGACCACGCTGCGACGCACGCCGATGTTCTCGCCGATCTTCTGCACCAGCTGCTCGCGATCGGCTTCCAGCTCGCCTTCCATGATGGCGGCGACGTCTTCGCTCTTGGCGGCGAAGAAGGCATCGGCCACCTTGTTGGCGAAGGCGATGAAGTTGTCGTCACGGGCCACGAAGTCGGTCTCGGAGTTGATCTCGACCATCACGCCGTAGCTGCCGTCTTCCGCGACGCGGGTGACGACGGCGCCTTCGGCGGCGGTACGACCGGCCTTCTTGGCGGCCTTGAGACCGGAGTTCTTGCGCAGGTTCTCGATGGCGGTGTCGATGTCACCACCGGCTTCGGTGAGTGCCTTCTTGCACTCCATCATGCCGAGCCCGGTACGCTCGCGCAGTTCCTTGACCTGAGAGGCGCTGATAGCTGCCATGGGTAGTGTCCTCTGAATGGTTCGACCTGGAAGATGGGAGCCGGGCGAACCCGGCGAATCCCGTTTCCGTCCCGGGGCGCAAGCAAGGGGGCCGGAGCCCCCTTGCGCCGTCACGGCGACGGATCGCCGACAAGCGGCGCGATTTCACGGCCCTGCCGGGCCCTCGATCACTCGGCAGCGGCGGCGTCGTCGCCAGCGCTTTCCTCGGTGACCTCGACGAATTCGTCGGGACGGCCTTCCTTCGCACGGGCGCAGGCATCGGCAATCGCCTTCACGTAGATCTGGATGGCGCGGATGGAGTCATCGTTGCCCGGGATCACGTAGTCGACGCCGTCCGGATCGGAGTTGGTATCCACCACGCCGATGACCGGAATACCCAGCTTGTTCGCCTCGTTGATGGCGATCCGCTCATGATCGACGTCGATCACGAACAGCGCATCGGGCAGGCCACCCATGTTCTTGATACCACCGATGGAACGCTCGAGCTTGTCCTGCTCGCGAGTCGCCATCAGCACTTCCTTCTTGGTCAGCTTCTCGAAAGTGCCGTCCTCGTGCATGGTCTCGAGTTCGCGCAGACGCTTGATGGACTGACGAATCGTCTTGAAGTTGGTCAACATGCCGCCGAGCCAGCGATGGTTGACGAACGACTGACCGACGCGGTTGGCTTCTTCCTTGACGATCTTGCTGGCGCTGCGCTTGGTGCCCACGAACAGGATCTTGTTGTTCGCGGCCGCCATCTTCTCGACCACATCGATGGCCTCGTTCAGGGCCGGAAGCGTATGCTCGAGGTTGATGATGTGAATCTTGTTACGTGCGCCGAAGATGTACTTGCTCATCTTCGGGTTCCAGTAACGGGTCTGGTGACCGAAGTGAGCGCCTGCCTTCAGCAGGTCACGCATATTGACGTGTGCCATGGATGACTCCTGGAAAATCGGGTTAGGCCTCCATGCACCCCATGGATCCGACCGCCGGTCGCGCCGACAGCACCCGGGACCATGTGCCGGTGCATGTGTGTTTTCAAGGCGTTGCGTTTAAATTGGCACCTTCCGGCCGTAAACCACTCGACACCTTGGGGACGAGAAGGATCGGCGATTGCAGGAAGGCGCGCAGCTTTATACCATGGATTACCTTCGAGATGAAGTCGCCCGACGTCCCTCCTCCGTGATTGGCGCGTTGCAGGCGGCCATGCCACCCCTGAATCCGAGCTTCCATGAACGTACCCATCAAGACGCCCGACGAGATCGAGAAGATGCGCGAGGCGGGCCGACAGGCCGCCAGTGTGCTGGAAATGATCACCCCCCATGTGCAGGCCGGCGTCAGCACCGGTGAACTCGACCGGCGCTGCCACGACTATATCGTCAACGAGCTGGGCTCCACGCCCGCCCCGCTGAATTATCACGGTTTTCCCAAGTCGATCTGCACCTCGATCAATCACGTGGTCTGCCACGGCATCCCCGATGACGCCAAGAAGCTGAAGAAAGGCGACATCATGAACATCGACATCACGGTGAAGACCGCCGATGGCTATCACGGCGATTCCAGCATGATGTTCATCGTCGGCGAGACCATCCAGGGCGAGCGCCTGTCGCGCGTCACCCAGGAATGCCTGTACAAGAGCATCGCCGCGGTACGCCCCGGCGTTCGGCTCTCCGAGCTGGCCCGCGTCATCCAGCAGCATGCCGAAGCCAACGGCTATTCGGTGGTTCGCGACTTCTGCGGACATGGCATCGGCGCCGGCTTCCATGAAGAACCGCAGATCCTGCACTACGATGGTTACGCCCCCGAAGCGGACATCACCCTCGCGGAAGGCATGTGCTTCACCATCGAGCCGATGATCAACGTCGGTGATCACCGCACCAAGGTGCTCCGGGATGGCTGGACCGCCGTGACCAAGGACAAGGGACTCACCGCCCAGTGGGAGCACACCCTGCTGGTCACCGCCACCGGCGTGGAGGTCCTCACCGCTCGACGCGACGAAGACCTCTCGTTCCTCGACCACTGAGCCGGCCCATCATGCTGCTCCACCACTATCGGTTCGAGCCCGACGAGACGCTGTTCGACATCGAGAAGTTCCGCACCGAGCTCGGCGGCAGCCGTTCGCCCATCGCGCCCTTCAAGGCTGCGCTGGGCGAGATCCAGGCACGGCTCGACGAACGCTTTCGTGCCGGCGCCGACATTCGCGACCTGGTGCATGGACGCGCCTGGTGCCTGGATCGCCTGCTGGCGATCGCCTGGGAGCTGCATGACTGGCCCGACGACGGCATCGCCCTGCTCGCCGTCGGCGGCTACGGCCGCGGCGAGCTGCATCCCCATTCGGACATCGATCTGCTGCTGCTGCTCGAGCAGGATGACGATACGCCCTACCGCGAACCGCTGACCGCCTTCATCACCTTCCTCTGGGACATCGGCCTGGAGATCGGCCACAGCGTTCGCTCGCTCACCGACTGCTCCCACGAAGCCGCCGCCGACGTCACGGTGATCACCAATCTGATCGAGACGCGCACCCTGGCCGGCCCCGAGCGACTGCGCGAGGCCATGCAGCAGCGTCTGTCGCCGGACCGGCTGTGGCCGGCGGATCACTTCTTCGAGGCCAAGTGGCAGGAGCAGATCAGCCGCCACTACCGCTTCAACAACTCCGAATACCACCTGGAGCCCAACATCAAGAGCTCTCCGGGCGGGCTGCGCGACATCCAGATGATCGGCTGGGTGGCCAAACGACACTTCGCCACCCAGCGCTACGAAGACCTGGTCGCCCATGGCTTCATGAACGACGCCGAGCTGCACATCCTCAGCCAGGGGCAGGCCTTCCTCTGGCAAGTGCGCTATGCGCTGCACATGCTCAGCGGCCGGGCCGAGGACCGCCTGCTGTTCGACCACCAGCGCACCATCGCCGAGCTGTTCGGCTACCACGACACCCCGGAGCGCCTGGCCGTCGAGCAGTTCATGAAGCGCTACTATCGCCACGTCACCGCGCTCGCCAGGCTCAACGACATGCTGCTGCAGCACTTCGACGAAGCCATCCTGCACGGCGGCGAGTCGTTCGAGACCGTCCCCTTAAACGAACGCTTCGAGATCAAGGGCGGCTACATCCAGGCCCGCTCGCGGACGCTCTTCCAGGAACACCCCTCGGCGTTGCTGGAACTCTTCCTGCTGATGGCCGAGCATCCCGAGATCGAGGGCGTGCGTGCCGACACCATCCGCCTGATCCGCGATCATCGCCACCTGATCGACGACCGTTTTCGCGCCGACCCTCACCACCAGCGTCTGTTCATGGCGCTGCTGCGCTCCAGCGGCAACGTCGCCCGCCAGTTGCGGCGCATGAACCGCTACGGCGTGCTCGGCAAGTATCTGCCGGTCTTCGGCCAGGCCGTGGGCCTGATGCAACACGACCTCTTCCACATCTACACCGTGGATGCCCATACCCTGCGGCTGCTGAAGTGCATCCACGGCTTCCGCAAGCCCGATGCCCGGGAAAGCTTCCCCGTCGCGGCCGAACTGGTCCAGCAACTGCCCCGGCTGGACCTGCTGTGGATCGCCGGCCTGTTCCACGACATCGGCAAGGGGCGCGGCGGCGACCATTCGCTGATCGGCGCCCGGGATGTCGAGGCCTTCGCCCACGATCACGGCCTTTCCGAGCGTGACACCCGGCTGGTGAGCTGGCTGGTCGAGCATCACCTGCTGATGTCCATGGTGGCCCAGAAGCGCGACATCACCGATCCCGACGTGATCAGCGACTTCGCACGCTGTGTCGGTGACGAGACCCGGCTCGATTACCTCTACGTACTGACGGTGGCCGACATCAATGCCACCAACCCCACGCTGTGGAACGGCTGGCGCGCCTCGCTGCTGCGCCAGCTCCACGGCGAAACCCGACGCGCCCTGCGCCGCGGCCTCGAAAATCCCATGGAGCGCGACGACTCGGTGCGCGAGACGCGCGACGAGGCTCACTCCCTGCTGGCCACGGTCGGTGCCGACATGGAAAAGGTCGATCGCCTGTGGGCCTCGCTGGGCGAAGACTACTTCCTGCAGTACGCCCCCAGCGAGATCGCCTGGCAGACCCAGGGCATCCTCGGCCACGCCGGCAGCGAGCTGCCGCTGATCCTGCTCAGCGCGCCCACTGCCGACATGGCCGAGGGCGGTACCAAGGTGTTCATCCACACCCGCTCGGTGGACGACCTGTTCGCCGCCACCTCGGCGGCCATGGAACAACTGGGGCTATCGATCCACGATGCCCGCATCGCCACCTCGAGCAACAACTGGACCCTCAACACCTTCATCGTTCTCGACGACCATGGCCACGCCATCCGCGACCCCGCTCGACTGGAGGAAATCCGCCACCATCTGGTGGAAGAACTCGACGATCCCGACGACTACCCGCAGATCGTCACCCGCCACACACCGAGGCAGCTCAAGCATTTCCGCGTGCCCACCGAGGTCTTCATCCGCCAGGACCCAGCCAATGAACGCACCCTGCTCGAGCTCGTCGCCCCGGACCGCCCGGGACTGCTGGCACGCGTCGGGCGCATCTTCATGGAACAGGACATCGCCCTCTCGGCAGCCAAGATCGCTACCCTGGGCGAACGTGTCGAGGACGTCTTCTTCATTACCGACAAGGCCGGAGCGCCGCTCATCGACGCTGAACGCCAGCGCCGCCTGCGCGAGCGCCTGATCGAGGTACTCGACGTCAGCGGCTGAGCGGAATGCCGAGCAGCGCGTTTGAGGCCCATCCGGGGCTTCCCTATAATCGGCGTCCTGCCTGCGCGACACGACACAACACAACGACGCCGATCACGGCCCTCGACTGGACACCCATGAACCCCGACCTCGACGCGCTCCAACCCTATCCGTTCGAGCGGCTCGCCTCCCTCAAGGCGGGCATTACGCCGCCCGATGATCTGCCCCATATTCCGCTGACCATCGGCGAGCCTCGCCATGCCCCTTTCGAGGGCGCCCTGCAGGCACTCGTCGACCAGCGCCACGAAATGGCCCGCTATCCGGCGACCGGTGGGCTCGTCGAGCTGCGCCGCGCCATCGCCGACTGGGCAAGCCAGCGTTTCGGCCTCGACGACCTCGATGCCGATCGTCAGGTCCTGCCGGTCAACGGCACCCGGGAGGCGATCTTCGCCTTCGTCCAGGCGGCCCTGGATCGGACACGCCCCGCGCGGGTCGCCGTGCCCAATCCCTTCTATCAGATCTATGAAGGCGCCACCCTGCTGGCCGGCGGCACGACGCTCACCCTGGACTGCCGGGCCGAACACGACTTCCGCCCCGACCTGGAGGCCGTACCGGCCGCGACCTGGCGCGACGTGCAGATCGTCTTCGTCTGCTCGCCGGGCAACCCCACCGGCGCGGTGACGCCGCTCGCGGATCTCGAGCGCCTGATTCAACTGGCCGACGAATTCGATTTCATCGTCGCCGCCGACGAGTGCTATTCGGAACTCTACCTGGACGAATCCGCCC contains these protein-coding regions:
- the dapC gene encoding succinyldiaminopimelate transaminase — encoded protein: MNPDLDALQPYPFERLASLKAGITPPDDLPHIPLTIGEPRHAPFEGALQALVDQRHEMARYPATGGLVELRRAIADWASQRFGLDDLDADRQVLPVNGTREAIFAFVQAALDRTRPARVAVPNPFYQIYEGATLLAGGTTLTLDCRAEHDFRPDLEAVPAATWRDVQIVFVCSPGNPTGAVTPLADLERLIQLADEFDFIVAADECYSELYLDESAPPPGLLEACARLGRQDYRRCLVFHSLSKRSNLPGLRSGFVAGDAELISAFRRYRTYHGCAMSLPLQHASIAAWRDEAHVRANRDAYREKFAAVTEILAPVMDFPTPEASFYLWPSVPGGDDEAFARALYAERHVSVLPGSYMGRPGFDGDNPGAGRVRLALVDDLDATTQAARRMRDLIEKTVSWETTP